In the Gammaproteobacteria bacterium genome, one interval contains:
- a CDS encoding UDP-N-acetylmuramoyl-L-alanine--D-glutamate ligase, giving the protein MNVSQHERHTLIVGLGVTGLSCVRYLSAQGDLLAVTDTRTQPPALKTLECDFPDVAVFPGGFDADAFHCAERIIVSPGVAMNHPMIVAAQAQGIEVIGDVELFAREVQAPVVAITGSNGKSTVTTLLGEMARVSGCQVQVGGNLGVPVLDLLADADAELFVLELSSFQLETLTSLSPRVAVVLNVSPDHLDRYESYAQYCAVKDKVYQHAQACVVNRDEARLAVRQSVISYGLSEPQGNDFGLCDREGVEYLCQGQELWLAVSELRMPGRHNISNALAALALGVVVGLQREAMVQVLRDFRGLPHRTQWVAECNGVRWFDDSKGTNVGATRAALQGLDCPLLLIAGGQAKGADFSPLREVVKNKVRVLLLMGEDAGLIETALGSVVKVIRVNDMQEAVRCANDLAQPGDGVLLSPACASFDMYSGYEERGQDFVTTVRGVLA; this is encoded by the coding sequence ATGAACGTGTCACAACATGAACGTCACACCTTGATCGTTGGTCTGGGTGTGACGGGTTTGTCGTGTGTGCGTTATTTGTCGGCACAAGGTGATCTGTTGGCAGTAACGGATACCCGTACACAGCCACCCGCTCTAAAGACACTGGAGTGTGATTTCCCGGATGTCGCTGTGTTTCCTGGTGGTTTTGATGCTGATGCCTTCCATTGTGCAGAACGTATTATTGTTAGTCCGGGTGTGGCAATGAATCATCCAATGATTGTGGCGGCACAGGCGCAGGGTATTGAGGTTATCGGTGATGTGGAATTGTTTGCACGTGAGGTGCAGGCACCTGTTGTGGCAATTACCGGGTCTAACGGCAAGAGCACGGTAACGACCTTGCTGGGTGAGATGGCGCGTGTCTCTGGTTGTCAGGTACAGGTGGGCGGTAACCTGGGTGTGCCAGTGCTGGATCTGTTGGCGGATGCAGATGCTGAATTATTTGTGCTGGAGCTATCGAGTTTTCAACTGGAAACGCTGACATCGTTATCACCAAGGGTTGCTGTGGTGTTGAATGTTAGCCCTGACCATCTGGATCGTTATGAATCCTATGCACAATATTGTGCGGTCAAGGATAAGGTGTATCAGCATGCACAGGCCTGTGTGGTTAATCGTGATGAAGCCAGGCTGGCAGTGCGACAATCGGTTATTAGCTATGGCTTGAGTGAGCCACAAGGGAATGACTTTGGTCTGTGTGACAGGGAGGGTGTTGAATATTTATGTCAGGGTCAGGAACTCTGGTTAGCCGTGTCTGAGTTACGCATGCCTGGTCGCCATAATATAAGTAATGCCTTGGCAGCGCTGGCACTGGGTGTTGTGGTGGGTTTGCAACGAGAGGCAATGGTGCAGGTGTTGCGTGACTTTCGTGGTTTGCCACACCGTACTCAATGGGTTGCCGAGTGTAATGGTGTGCGTTGGTTTGATGATTCCAAAGGCACTAATGTGGGTGCGACGCGTGCTGCGCTACAGGGTCTGGATTGCCCGCTGTTATTGATTGCCGGTGGTCAGGCCAAGGGTGCTGATTTTTCACCCTTGCGTGAGGTGGTTAAGAATAAAGTACGCGTGCTGTTGTTGATGGGTGAGGATGCTGGCTTGATTGAAACGGCACTAGGTAGTGTGGTCAAGGTTATTCGGGTCAATGATATGCAAGAGGCGGTTCGTTGTGCCAATGATCTGGCTCAGCCTGGGGATGGCGTGCTGTTATCTCCTGCCTGCGCTAGTTTTGATATGTATAGCGGTTATGAAGAACGGGGCCAGGACTTTGTGACAACAGTACGAGGTGTATTGGCATGA
- a CDS encoding UDP-N-acetylmuramoyl-L-alanyl-D-glutamate--2,6-diaminopimelate ligase — protein sequence MMTASASMVSMSLSELLPDLVSATVDVDRVITGLSLDSRTVQKGDLFLACAGYQVHGSVFVADAIQAGAVAVLLEVMSPAEEQVTMQDIGVPCIPVYELNKRMGLIAARFYRQPSADMMTVGITGTDGKTSCSHFIAQSIHLLEGVCGLVGTLGYGLYGRLFRGQHTTPDALRLQWELAEIRAQKSQMVVMEVSSHALSQGRVNGVSFDIAVLTNLGRDHLDFHGDMKAYADAKRSLFQTPGLSHVVLNLDDELGQALVEDVSSSTAVIVYGMNPDRLKVISRPVLQWVWADIVTMGTSGMTIYIDSSWGQGDLHTCLLGRFNVSNLLATLSVLLIRGVGFEQALACLANVTTVAGRMEQFGGGEQALVVVDYAHTPGALEAALKALREHCRGKLWCVFGAGGDRDTGKRPLMGQVAEKYADYVVVTDDNPRNEDATQIVVDILSQMEHADDVYVERGRAHAIEYAISCASKGDVILVAGKGHETEQVIAGKQLRFSDREQVLYYLQGDAQ from the coding sequence ATGATGACTGCCAGCGCATCAATGGTATCCATGAGTTTGTCTGAATTATTACCGGATCTGGTCAGTGCAACTGTTGACGTTGATCGGGTTATTACCGGTCTCAGTCTGGATAGTCGAACCGTGCAAAAGGGTGATCTGTTTCTGGCCTGTGCCGGTTATCAGGTGCATGGTAGTGTGTTTGTTGCTGATGCGATACAGGCCGGTGCGGTCGCCGTTCTATTGGAGGTGATGAGTCCAGCGGAAGAGCAGGTAACAATGCAGGATATTGGTGTGCCTTGTATCCCGGTGTATGAGCTGAATAAGCGTATGGGTCTAATCGCTGCTCGTTTTTATCGCCAGCCCTCGGCTGACATGATGACCGTGGGCATTACTGGTACCGATGGCAAGACCTCTTGTAGTCATTTTATTGCGCAATCCATCCATCTTCTTGAAGGTGTTTGTGGTTTGGTTGGAACCCTGGGTTACGGTTTGTATGGGCGTTTATTCCGTGGTCAACATACCACTCCAGATGCCTTGCGTCTGCAGTGGGAACTAGCTGAGATCAGGGCGCAGAAGAGTCAGATGGTGGTGATGGAGGTGTCTTCACACGCCTTGTCTCAGGGTCGGGTTAACGGAGTGAGTTTTGATATCGCGGTATTGACTAATCTGGGTCGGGATCATCTTGATTTTCATGGTGACATGAAGGCCTATGCGGATGCCAAACGATCTTTGTTTCAAACGCCAGGGCTGTCTCATGTGGTGCTGAACCTGGATGATGAACTGGGACAGGCCCTGGTCGAGGATGTTTCATCGTCGACGGCGGTCATTGTTTATGGCATGAATCCTGATCGCCTGAAGGTTATCTCTCGTCCCGTATTGCAATGGGTATGGGCGGATATAGTGACGATGGGTACGAGTGGTATGACGATCTATATTGATAGCAGTTGGGGACAAGGTGACCTTCATACCTGTTTGCTGGGACGCTTTAATGTCAGCAATCTATTGGCAACTTTATCTGTATTGTTGATTAGGGGTGTGGGTTTTGAGCAAGCGTTGGCGTGTCTTGCCAATGTGACAACAGTTGCTGGGCGTATGGAGCAATTTGGTGGCGGTGAACAGGCACTGGTAGTGGTTGATTATGCGCATACCCCGGGTGCACTGGAGGCTGCCTTAAAGGCATTACGTGAACATTGTCGTGGTAAGTTGTGGTGTGTGTTTGGTGCCGGTGGTGATCGTGATACGGGTAAACGTCCTTTAATGGGGCAGGTTGCTGAAAAGTATGCCGATTATGTCGTCGTCACTGATGACAACCCGCGTAACGAGGATGCCACTCAGATCGTGGTGGATATCCTGTCGCAGATGGAGCATGCCGATGATGTTTATGTGGAAAGGGGGCGCGCTCATGCTATTGAGTATGCTATCTCCTGTGCCAGCAAGGGTGATGTGATATTGGTAGCCGGCAAGGGACATGAGACTGAGCAGGTCATTGCCGGTAAGCAGTTGAGGTTTAGTGACAGAGAGCAGGTATTATATTATCTACAAGGCGATGCGCAATGA
- the mraZ gene encoding division/cell wall cluster transcriptional repressor MraZ: MFLGGSSINLDAKGRLALPTRYRAMLVEHCQGRMVLSVQKDGCLLLYPYPEWQEIERKITMLPNQDRRVRQLQRMMLGYATEVEMDGQGRILIAPRLRLFAKLDKRVELLGQGNKFEIFNEAMLDQECEDWKNDHQDDKDLPDALDNLSL, encoded by the coding sequence TTGTTTTTAGGGGGAAGTAGCATCAATCTTGATGCGAAAGGTCGTTTGGCGTTACCAACACGCTACCGTGCAATGCTGGTTGAGCATTGTCAGGGTCGTATGGTGTTGAGTGTGCAAAAAGACGGCTGTCTGTTGTTATATCCCTATCCCGAATGGCAGGAAATTGAGCGTAAGATCACAATGCTACCTAATCAGGATCGTCGGGTTCGTCAATTGCAACGCATGATGCTGGGTTATGCCACCGAGGTTGAGATGGATGGGCAGGGGCGCATTCTTATAGCTCCGCGCCTGCGCCTGTTTGCCAAGCTGGACAAGCGGGTTGAGTTACTGGGTCAAGGTAATAAGTTCGAAATCTTTAATGAGGCAATGCTGGATCAGGAATGTGAGGATTGGAAGAATGACCATCAGGATGATAAAGATCTCCCCGACGCGTTAGATAACCTGAGTCTCTAG
- the rsmH gene encoding 16S rRNA (cytosine(1402)-N(4))-methyltransferase RsmH: protein METTLSHYPVLLDEVLEGLNIQADGIYLDGTFGRGGHAAEILNRLGPNGRLIAVDKDPQAVRVAQDRFGDDPRFHIEQGTFVMLGQLIKDLGLAGKINGVLLDLGVSSPQLDDPERGFSFMQDGPLDMRMDPDSGMSAADWLAVASVTEMTHVFKTYGEERFGKRIAHAVDETREETPILRTLQFSKLISEAMPVHDRHKHPATRTFQAIRIFINQELDDISQALEGLMDVLASGGRVVVISFHSLEDRIVKRFMRKESKGKPIPHGLPVMGGPEGIRLRLCGKAIRASAQELAENPRSRSAILRVAECVV, encoded by the coding sequence ATGGAGACAACACTTTCTCATTATCCGGTGCTGCTTGATGAAGTGCTGGAAGGCTTGAATATACAGGCGGATGGTATCTATCTGGATGGTACCTTTGGTCGTGGTGGTCATGCTGCAGAGATTCTGAATCGCCTGGGGCCCAATGGTCGTTTGATCGCGGTGGATAAAGATCCACAGGCGGTACGGGTCGCTCAGGATCGTTTTGGTGATGATCCTCGTTTCCATATTGAGCAGGGTACGTTTGTCATGTTGGGACAACTGATTAAGGATTTGGGGCTGGCAGGCAAGATCAACGGGGTGCTCCTCGATCTTGGTGTCTCCTCACCGCAGTTGGATGACCCTGAGCGTGGTTTTAGTTTTATGCAGGATGGCCCGCTTGATATGCGTATGGACCCGGATTCGGGTATGAGTGCGGCTGACTGGTTGGCTGTGGCCAGCGTTACCGAGATGACCCATGTATTCAAGACCTATGGTGAGGAACGTTTCGGTAAGCGCATTGCACATGCGGTTGATGAGACCCGGGAGGAGACCCCCATCCTGCGTACCTTGCAGTTCTCCAAGCTAATTAGTGAGGCGATGCCGGTGCATGATCGACACAAACATCCGGCTACCCGCACCTTTCAGGCGATACGTATCTTCATCAATCAGGAGCTGGATGATATTTCACAGGCACTGGAAGGTTTGATGGATGTGTTGGCTAGCGGTGGGCGTGTTGTTGTTATCAGCTTTCATTCTCTGGAAGATCGTATCGTAAAACGTTTTATGCGTAAGGAAAGCAAGGGTAAACCGATTCCTCATGGTTTGCCGGTAATGGGTGGTCCTGAGGGTATTCGTTTGCGCCTCTGTGGTAAAGCTATTCGTGCCTCGGCACAGGAGCTGGCTGAGAACCCTCGATCCCGCAGTGCTATTTTGCGGGTTGCGGAGTGTGTGGTATGA
- a CDS encoding UDP-N-acetylmuramoyl-tripeptide--D-alanyl-D-alanine ligase, translated as MALTTTAQVLDARLVGQDAMFNGVSINSRSLQQDNLFVALHGPNFDGHDYIAAAQHEGAVAAVVQREVATDLPLLKVVDTQLALTQLAKHWRREFSIPVIAVTGSNGKTTVKEMIAAILAQQGPVLATQGNLNNEIGVPLTLLRLATEHRAAVVEMGANHAGEIAALTKVAEPTIALINNVAAAHLEGFGSLDGVALAKGEIFSGLSEQGIAVINADDVYAQQWRDLATDYQQIDFALDRDADVSAQWTSSGNGCVLNLQTPLGCTEIVLSLSGKHNVMNALAATAVSIAAGVSLENVRQGLQGFAGVPHRQELKVRDDGLIVIDDTYNANPASLQAGLDVLAQRPGQHYLILGDMGELGKNTAELHRLAGVQARSMGVDYLYALGEMAQYAAAGFGDGGRGFDSQDTLLDALQVLDAANTTVLVKGSRCMNMERIVDGLMQSQGGVAC; from the coding sequence ATGGCGCTGACAACGACTGCGCAGGTGCTGGATGCTCGGCTTGTTGGGCAGGATGCTATGTTTAATGGTGTGAGCATCAATAGTCGTTCTCTACAGCAGGATAATTTGTTTGTTGCTCTGCATGGCCCCAATTTTGATGGTCATGATTATATTGCCGCAGCACAGCATGAAGGTGCCGTTGCGGCGGTGGTGCAACGTGAAGTGGCAACAGATCTACCTTTGTTAAAGGTTGTAGATACCCAGCTTGCGTTGACGCAATTAGCAAAGCACTGGCGCCGGGAGTTTTCAATTCCTGTTATCGCGGTAACCGGGAGTAATGGCAAAACTACGGTAAAGGAAATGATTGCGGCTATCCTGGCTCAACAGGGGCCGGTGTTGGCAACGCAGGGGAATCTGAATAATGAGATTGGTGTCCCGCTAACATTATTGCGTCTGGCAACGGAGCATCGTGCAGCGGTGGTGGAGATGGGTGCCAATCATGCGGGTGAGATTGCGGCGTTAACAAAGGTTGCTGAGCCGACTATCGCCTTGATTAACAATGTGGCCGCTGCGCATCTGGAAGGTTTCGGTAGTCTTGACGGGGTCGCGTTAGCCAAGGGAGAAATATTCTCTGGTTTATCTGAACAAGGTATCGCTGTTATTAATGCGGATGATGTCTATGCACAGCAATGGCGGGATCTGGCTACAGATTATCAGCAGATTGATTTTGCCCTGGATCGGGATGCGGATGTATCTGCACAGTGGACTTCAAGTGGTAATGGTTGCGTATTAAATTTACAGACGCCATTGGGCTGTACTGAAATAGTGTTGTCATTATCCGGTAAGCATAATGTTATGAATGCGCTGGCAGCGACTGCGGTAAGTATTGCGGCCGGTGTGTCACTGGAAAATGTACGCCAAGGTTTACAAGGTTTTGCTGGTGTTCCCCATCGTCAGGAGTTAAAGGTACGTGACGATGGTTTGATTGTTATTGACGATACTTATAATGCGAACCCAGCCTCTTTACAAGCCGGTCTTGATGTTCTTGCGCAACGTCCGGGCCAACATTACCTGATTCTGGGTGATATGGGTGAACTAGGTAAGAATACTGCTGAACTGCATCGATTGGCAGGTGTGCAGGCACGCAGCATGGGGGTTGATTATCTTTATGCGCTGGGTGAGATGGCGCAATATGCCGCAGCTGGTTTTGGTGATGGTGGTCGAGGTTTTGATTCACAGGATACCTTGCTTGATGCCTTACAGGTGCTTGACGCGGCGAATACGACAGTATTGGTCAAGGGTTCACGTTGCATGAATATGGAGCGGATTGTGGATGGGTTGATGCAGTCACAGGGTGGTGTGGCATGTTAG
- a CDS encoding phospho-N-acetylmuramoyl-pentapeptide-transferase, protein MLVLLAEYLTQYHSGFNVFQYLTLRIILGVLTALLISLWVGPGVIRHLSMKQIGQQIREDGPQTHLKKAGTPTMGGALIIVAIALSTLLWADLSNRYIWVVLVVTLAFGVIGWVDDYRKIVLKDSRGLSARYKYFWQSLCALGTVWFLYATAHSPAETQLIVPFFKDIVIDLGWWYIPLSYFVIVGSSNAVNLTDGLDGLAILPTVMVAGGLAIFAYVTGHFTIANYLAIPYVSEAGEVAVFCGAIIGAGLGFLWFNTYPAQVFMGDVGALALGAALGTVAVLVRQELVFFLMGGIFVMETVSVILQVISFRLTGRRIFRMAPLHHHFELKGWPEPRVIVRFWIITVILVLAGLATLKLR, encoded by the coding sequence ATGTTAGTTCTGTTGGCAGAATATCTGACTCAATATCACAGTGGTTTTAACGTGTTCCAGTATCTAACCTTGCGCATTATCCTGGGTGTGTTGACTGCCTTGTTGATTTCGTTGTGGGTGGGGCCGGGCGTGATTCGTCATTTGAGTATGAAGCAGATAGGTCAGCAGATACGTGAGGATGGCCCACAAACACATCTTAAAAAGGCGGGTACGCCGACGATGGGCGGGGCATTGATTATTGTTGCGATTGCCTTGTCGACATTGCTTTGGGCGGATCTCAGTAATCGTTATATCTGGGTTGTATTGGTGGTTACTCTTGCCTTTGGTGTTATTGGCTGGGTTGATGATTATCGCAAGATCGTATTAAAGGATTCGCGTGGACTGTCTGCTCGTTATAAATATTTTTGGCAATCACTGTGTGCGCTGGGGACAGTGTGGTTTCTTTATGCCACGGCACATTCTCCAGCAGAGACGCAGTTAATTGTTCCCTTCTTCAAGGACATCGTGATCGATCTTGGCTGGTGGTATATACCGCTCAGTTATTTTGTCATCGTGGGTTCCAGTAATGCCGTTAATTTAACGGATGGTCTGGATGGTCTGGCTATTCTGCCCACCGTCATGGTGGCGGGTGGTTTGGCGATCTTTGCCTATGTGACGGGGCATTTTACGATTGCTAATTATCTTGCCATACCGTATGTCAGTGAGGCGGGTGAGGTGGCTGTATTTTGTGGTGCCATCATCGGTGCTGGTCTGGGTTTCTTATGGTTTAACACCTACCCTGCTCAGGTTTTTATGGGCGATGTAGGTGCGCTGGCATTAGGTGCGGCACTGGGTACGGTGGCTGTGCTGGTGCGTCAGGAATTGGTTTTTTTCCTGATGGGTGGAATTTTTGTGATGGAGACGGTCTCTGTTATTTTGCAGGTGATTTCATTTCGTCTGACCGGGCGCAGGATCTTTCGTATGGCGCCATTGCATCATCATTTTGAATTAAAGGGCTGGCCGGAACCTCGGGTCATTGTTCGTTTCTGGATAATAACAGTCATTCTAGTGTTAGCTGGTTTGGCAACATTAAAGCTTCGGTAA
- a CDS encoding penicillin-binding protein 2 — translation MSRVQGQVNEYRWRTYVLFLLTAAAFSSLVWRAIDLQVLRQDFLQDQGDARHLRVVAIPAHRGMILDRNGDPLAVSTPVDSVWANPREMSLDRESIEPLAAVLGLDGDELQHFLLSRKGREFVYLKRQMKPEMADRVRQLHIPGISLQREYHRYYPGGEVFAHVLGFTDIDDHGQEGLELAFDEWLTGEPGLKRVVQDGRRHVVRDVDGIRVAHPGKDLILSIDRRIQYLAYRELKAAVDKHKALSGSAVVLDANTGEVLAMVNQPSFNPNNRRNFRPQAMRNRSVTDVFEPGSTVKPFIVASALESGNYDANTPIDTTPGIYQLGVKTIRDVRNFGLLNVTSILTKSSNVGISKIALSLEADDIWSVLQRIGFGNVTASSFPGEVAGILPDPQRWGDLGKATLSYGYGLSVTPLQLAHAYSVLASKGALRPISLLRVDEPVAAQQVLTTQIAQKIVRMLETVVGPGGTAKRARIAGYRVAGKTGTMKKSIAGGYADHRYLSVFAGMVPASDPRLVMAVMINEPSVGGYYGGKVAAPVFANTLSGALRLLNINPDDLSIMQSQHAVGNGGAV, via the coding sequence ATGAGCCGTGTTCAGGGCCAGGTTAATGAATACCGGTGGCGGACTTATGTGCTGTTTCTTTTGACGGCTGCGGCTTTTTCATCGCTGGTATGGCGTGCTATTGATCTACAGGTATTACGGCAGGACTTCTTGCAGGATCAGGGTGATGCACGCCATTTGCGCGTGGTTGCGATTCCTGCCCATCGCGGTATGATTCTGGATCGTAATGGTGACCCGCTGGCAGTGAGCACACCGGTTGATTCGGTCTGGGCAAATCCCCGCGAGATGTCATTGGATCGTGAGAGTATCGAACCGTTGGCTGCTGTTTTGGGCCTGGATGGTGATGAGCTACAGCATTTTTTACTATCGCGTAAGGGGCGTGAATTTGTTTATTTGAAGCGTCAGATGAAGCCGGAGATGGCAGATCGGGTGCGACAATTGCATATTCCGGGCATCTCTTTGCAGCGAGAGTATCACCGTTATTATCCGGGTGGTGAGGTGTTTGCTCATGTGTTGGGTTTTACCGATATTGATGATCATGGGCAGGAAGGACTGGAGCTGGCATTTGATGAATGGTTGACGGGTGAACCGGGTTTGAAGCGAGTGGTTCAGGATGGTCGTCGGCATGTGGTGAGAGATGTTGATGGTATTCGTGTGGCACATCCTGGCAAGGATCTGATATTAAGCATTGATCGCCGCATTCAATACCTGGCTTACCGTGAATTAAAAGCAGCAGTTGATAAACATAAGGCGCTTTCAGGTTCTGCTGTGGTGCTGGATGCAAACACGGGTGAGGTATTGGCGATGGTCAACCAACCCAGTTTTAATCCCAATAATCGGCGTAATTTTCGACCTCAGGCGATGCGTAATCGATCTGTTACCGATGTGTTTGAACCGGGTTCAACGGTTAAACCCTTTATCGTGGCAAGTGCTCTGGAATCGGGTAATTATGATGCCAATACACCGATTGATACGACCCCGGGTATCTATCAGTTAGGGGTCAAAACAATACGTGATGTACGTAATTTTGGCCTGTTGAATGTCACCAGCATATTAACCAAGTCGAGTAATGTGGGTATTAGCAAGATTGCCTTATCACTGGAAGCTGATGATATCTGGTCGGTGTTACAGCGTATTGGCTTTGGTAATGTTACCGCCAGTTCTTTCCCTGGTGAGGTGGCAGGCATTCTGCCTGACCCGCAACGTTGGGGTGATCTGGGTAAGGCGACCCTTTCCTATGGTTATGGTTTATCGGTTACTCCATTGCAACTGGCGCATGCCTATAGCGTATTGGCGAGTAAGGGTGCTTTGCGTCCGATTTCTCTGTTGCGGGTTGATGAACCGGTTGCCGCACAACAAGTATTGACGACACAGATTGCGCAGAAAATCGTACGCATGCTGGAGACGGTAGTGGGTCCTGGTGGTACAGCCAAACGGGCGCGTATTGCCGGTTATCGTGTGGCTGGCAAGACCGGTACCATGAAGAAATCAATAGCGGGTGGTTATGCAGATCATCGTTATCTTTCGGTATTTGCCGGGATGGTACCCGCTTCAGATCCCAGGCTGGTTATGGCGGTGATGATTAATGAGCCTAGTGTCGGTGGATATTATGGCGGCAAAGTGGCGGCACCTGTTTTTGCCAATACCCTGTCGGGTGCCTTGCGTTTATTGAATATTAACCCGGATGATTTATCTATTATGCAGAGCCAGCATGCTGTTGGTAATGGGGGTGCCGTATGA
- the ftsL gene encoding cell division protein FtsL: protein MSRNSTLGILFVLVLVSALAVIYVRHESRNLFSEMQRLEITRDEMNVEWGQLQIEQSTYATHGRIERFARRQLDMRVPALNSIRMVQP from the coding sequence ATGAGTCGTAATAGCACGCTGGGTATTCTGTTTGTATTGGTGTTGGTCTCCGCCTTAGCGGTTATTTATGTGCGCCATGAAAGCCGCAATTTATTTTCCGAGATGCAACGCCTTGAGATCACACGCGATGAAATGAATGTTGAATGGGGGCAGTTACAGATCGAACAAAGCACCTATGCCACGCATGGGCGTATTGAACGCTTTGCCAGACGTCAACTGGATATGCGTGTTCCTGCCTTGAATAGTATTCGTATGGTGCAGCCATGA